One window of Chionomys nivalis chromosome 18, mChiNiv1.1, whole genome shotgun sequence genomic DNA carries:
- the Psrc1 gene encoding proline/serine-rich coiled-coil protein 1 isoform X1: protein MEELKEDVKFIVDETLDFGGLSPSDSHEEEDLTVLMSPEKPLRRGLSHRSNPNTGAPALQGVRFSLGPLSPEKLEEILDEANRLAAQLEECALQDREGAGAGPGKPSSRGKPSPRRETFVLKDSPVRDLLPTVSSWSTPSPSSLAGLRSSDKKGSTRAARVAAGKKLPVTKKESPTCNLFPASRSPALSPLAQSTLPLRRKTGPNARTTASPPVPVRPVLAPQPSTGNSQCSTRLQGAAAKSSGRLPVPSAIPRPATRMPLTGRSVPPSKSAPTPESLSTRKGLPSAMGHRAPVPQRANLPTTRAPRGRTQPLRKAAVPGPTR from the exons ATGGAAGAGTTGAAAGAAG ATGTCAAGTTCATTGTGGATGAGACCTTGGACTTTGGAGGGCTGTCCCCATCTGACAG TCATGAGGAGGAAGACCTAACAGTGTTGATGAGTCCAGAGAAACCACTCCGACGGGGCCTCTCTCACCGGAGTAACCCAAACACAGGAGCTCCCGCTCTCCAGGGTGTGAGGTTCAGTCTGGGCCCGCTCAGCCCAGAGAAGCTGGAGGAGATCCTTGATGAAGCCAACCGCCTGGCAGCCCAGCTGGAGGAGTGTGCCCTGCAAGATAGGGAGGGTGCAGGTGCTGGCCCTGGGAAGCCCAGCTCCAGAGGGAAGCCCAGCCCTCGGCGGGAGACGTTTGTCCTGAAGGACAGCCCTGTCCGGGATCTGCTGCCCACTGTGAGCTCTTGGAGCACACCGTCCCCAAGCAGCCTAGCCGGACTCCGAAGCAGTGATAAGAAGGGGTCAACCAGGGCTGCTCGGGTGGCAGCTGGAAAGAAGCTTCCTGTCACAAAAAAG GAATCGCCCACTTGCAATCTGTTCCCTGCATCCAGAAGCCCAGCGCTCTCTCCTCTTGCACAATCAACTCTTCCTCTCCGGCGGAAAACTGGGCCCAATGCACGGACAACAGCAA GCCCCCCAGTCCCGGTCAGACCAGTCCTAGCTCCACAGCCCTCAACCGGCAACTCTCAGTGTTCAACCCGACTACAGGGAGCAGCTGCTAAGTCTTCCGGTCGCTTACCGGTTCCCTCAGCCATCCCCAGGCCTGCCACACGAATGCCACTCACTGGCCGGAGTGTACCACCTAGCAAAAGTGCCCCAACTCCAGAGTCTCTCTCAACTCGGAAAGGGCTTCCAAGTGCCATGGGGCACAGAG